The Solibacillus sp. FSL R7-0682 genome includes a window with the following:
- a CDS encoding response regulator transcription factor codes for MERILLVEDDREIARIIKDTLTKEGYFVTWATTGIEGLEDFSAGNYSLLLVDWMMPEMDGLTMIEHIRLQSDVPIIMISAKSEDADKVEGLQDADDYLAKPFSLEELKARVRSNIRRWQRYNNISPVEEKVRFTNGLTIDWAKEIVYLYDEKVNLTQKEFALLKAFAQHPFELFTKEVLYTHIWQQVELDQTHTVTVHIKALREKLKDPVKTPYFIETVWGKGYRFIAEQL; via the coding sequence ATGGAGCGAATTCTCTTAGTAGAAGACGATCGTGAAATTGCACGAATTATAAAGGATACGCTAACAAAAGAAGGCTATTTTGTAACGTGGGCAACGACAGGCATTGAAGGATTAGAAGATTTTTCTGCCGGCAACTACTCGTTACTGCTTGTCGATTGGATGATGCCGGAAATGGATGGACTGACTATGATAGAGCATATACGCCTACAAAGTGACGTACCGATTATTATGATTAGTGCAAAAAGCGAAGATGCTGATAAAGTAGAAGGTTTACAAGATGCCGATGATTATTTAGCTAAACCGTTTTCATTAGAGGAATTAAAAGCTCGGGTTCGTTCTAATATCCGGCGTTGGCAGCGTTACAACAATATTAGTCCAGTTGAAGAGAAAGTACGGTTTACCAATGGTCTGACAATTGACTGGGCAAAGGAAATTGTGTATTTGTACGATGAAAAAGTCAATTTAACACAAAAAGAATTCGCCTTACTAAAGGCGTTTGCTCAGCATCCATTCGAACTGTTTACAAAAGAAGTATTGTATACGCACATTTGGCAACAAGTAGAACTTGATCAAACACATACTGTAACAGTTCATATTAAAGCACTGCGTGAGAAACTGAAAGACCCGGTGAAAACACCGTATTTTATTGAAACGGTATGGGGCAAAGGATATCGTTTTATAGCGGAGCAACTATGA
- a CDS encoding DUF5658 family protein: MKSNRKIISFSFIIALLNVFDGVATNYGLKQRQIEELNPVMNSLWHMSPSLFILVKIILSILLICLSVAVYNRSNKRFQQIFFSILSGLLLLYGAIFCLHVYWLTMIF, from the coding sequence TTGAAAAGTAATAGAAAAATTATTAGCTTTAGCTTTATTATCGCCTTATTAAACGTCTTTGATGGCGTTGCGACGAATTACGGTCTTAAACAACGGCAAATTGAAGAACTTAATCCGGTTATGAATAGTTTATGGCATATGAGCCCTTCTCTTTTTATATTAGTTAAAATTATCCTTTCAATTTTATTAATCTGTCTTTCGGTTGCTGTTTACAATCGTAGTAATAAAAGATTCCAACAAATATTTTTTTCGATTTTAAGTGGTTTGCTGCTGCTCTATGGAGCAATCTTTTGTTTACATGTTTATTGGCTGACTATGATTTTCTAA
- a CDS encoding MFS transporter produces the protein MWRNQNVWIVLSGEFIVGLGLWAGIIGNLAFMTEFVPSDFYKSVILAIGMLAGVVIAPLAGKIIDANSKKKVLLASSIVRVFTVLIMFAAIALDSVLLMVIFLIALQIAATFFMPAIQSIIPKIVDKKDLLSLNGWHMNARTLSRIVGAAAAGLFVAYVDLIWLYVISFVMYIAMFFILMGLKIDEDEPSINEEKKENGSFKEVLPVLKRYPVVLVTLVLMVVPILFLASFNLVIMKISQMHNSTSISGLLYTVEGVGFMLGAVAVKYLGIRFKTGTMLFTIALSIGVMQSLLYFSTIEIMSVIIFAVFGFTVGCFFPTTMTIFQKQVPAEFHGRFFAFRNMIDQTLFQVVLLSTGALLDWFGLPITGLVFGLFSLVLTVFFMMYLKIKKYTLAFE, from the coding sequence GTGTGGCGTAATCAAAATGTCTGGATAGTCCTCAGTGGGGAGTTTATTGTAGGGCTTGGACTTTGGGCAGGTATTATCGGAAATTTAGCTTTTATGACTGAATTTGTACCATCAGATTTTTATAAATCAGTGATTTTAGCAATTGGTATGCTAGCGGGAGTTGTCATAGCGCCGTTAGCTGGAAAAATAATTGATGCCAATAGTAAAAAGAAAGTATTACTAGCATCATCTATTGTTCGAGTGTTTACAGTATTGATTATGTTTGCGGCAATTGCTTTAGATTCAGTTCTATTAATGGTTATTTTTTTAATTGCACTTCAAATTGCAGCAACATTTTTTATGCCTGCAATACAATCAATCATTCCTAAAATTGTAGACAAAAAGGATTTACTTTCATTAAATGGTTGGCATATGAATGCACGTACACTTTCGCGAATTGTTGGCGCAGCTGCGGCAGGTTTATTCGTGGCGTATGTTGACTTAATTTGGCTGTATGTCATTTCTTTCGTAATGTATATTGCGATGTTTTTCATATTGATGGGCTTAAAGATTGATGAGGATGAGCCTTCTATAAATGAGGAAAAGAAGGAAAATGGAAGCTTTAAAGAAGTATTGCCTGTACTAAAAAGATATCCAGTTGTACTCGTAACATTAGTATTAATGGTTGTACCAATATTGTTTTTAGCCTCCTTTAACTTAGTCATTATGAAAATTTCTCAAATGCATAATTCTACTAGTATTTCAGGGCTTCTTTATACGGTTGAAGGTGTCGGATTCATGTTAGGTGCGGTCGCAGTAAAATATTTAGGTATTCGCTTTAAAACAGGAACGATGTTATTTACAATTGCGCTATCAATTGGCGTAATGCAATCATTACTTTATTTTTCAACTATTGAAATTATGAGTGTTATTATATTTGCAGTGTTTGGTTTTACAGTCGGTTGTTTTTTCCCGACAACTATGACGATTTTCCAAAAGCAAGTGCCAGCAGAATTTCACGGACGTTTTTTTGCGTTTAGAAATATGATCGACCAAACATTATTCCAAGTTGTCCTCTTGTCAACTGGAGCGTTGCTAGATTGGTTCGGTCTGCCGATTACAGGCTTAGTTTTTGGATTGTTTAGCTTAGTGTTAACAGTATTTTTCATGATGTACTTAAAAATAAAAAAATACACCTTAGCGTTTGAATAA
- a CDS encoding HAMP domain-containing sensor histidine kinase: protein MKIKSWLLLTYLLVMLIPLGALYGLYVSINAYYQDKNIEAYFEKWSIVTDLKDVLNNPALYEQQAYYENIKPLTSDQLMITLYSANGKVYYSSNPLSSNFESRSKVYKDLFEFKQNYGTIVYKEPVYENGVIKGVYKITIARTEWLEQVNTKTALVVSGLVLVLLLLYGGVIYFLNVRLNRPTKRLIEQMRAFAKGELTQSLPVKKDELGELTTSFKMMQEEITSTRERLDTAQRQKEYMIASLSHDLKTPLTSIQAYTESLLAGKLSDNEQQEYLQIIQSKSDYMKQLLDDLMMFTLLQSSTYDLELVEVDGHEFFDMLLGDYEQISIEKGFKATTVVNVERSYHVNPKQLMRVVDNIVLNAWAYTNPGGVIHIAAFELSNIPSWCNEQLATKFTKQGVYIVVQNSGATISDQQSKKMFEPLYQIDESRSNFGQRGAGLGLSIAKQIIEKHNGTIEAVPQQNRTAIVIWLP from the coding sequence ATGAAAATAAAATCATGGCTACTACTCACATACTTACTCGTGATGCTCATTCCACTTGGTGCACTTTATGGGTTATACGTATCGATTAATGCCTATTACCAAGATAAAAATATTGAAGCATATTTTGAAAAATGGAGTATAGTGACGGATTTAAAGGATGTATTAAATAATCCCGCACTTTATGAGCAGCAAGCTTACTACGAGAATATAAAACCACTGACTTCAGATCAACTAATGATTACATTGTATAGTGCTAATGGAAAGGTTTATTATTCCTCGAATCCATTAAGCAGCAACTTTGAGTCGAGGAGCAAGGTGTATAAAGATTTATTTGAATTCAAACAAAATTATGGAACAATTGTTTACAAAGAACCAGTTTATGAAAACGGTGTAATTAAAGGTGTTTACAAAATTACAATTGCACGAACAGAATGGTTAGAACAGGTGAATACAAAAACAGCGCTCGTTGTTAGCGGTCTCGTACTAGTATTACTACTGTTATATGGTGGTGTTATTTACTTTTTAAATGTGCGTCTAAATCGACCTACAAAGCGATTGATTGAGCAAATGCGTGCCTTTGCAAAAGGGGAACTGACTCAATCATTACCGGTTAAAAAGGATGAACTTGGTGAATTAACTACAAGCTTTAAAATGATGCAGGAAGAAATTACTTCAACACGTGAAAGGCTTGATACAGCGCAACGTCAAAAAGAATATATGATTGCAAGTCTTTCACATGATTTAAAAACACCGTTAACATCTATTCAAGCATATACAGAAAGCTTACTTGCAGGGAAGCTTTCAGATAATGAACAGCAGGAATATTTACAAATCATTCAAAGTAAATCAGATTATATGAAGCAATTATTAGACGATTTAATGATGTTTACTTTATTGCAATCTTCCACCTATGACCTAGAATTAGTGGAAGTCGATGGACACGAATTTTTTGATATGTTACTTGGAGATTATGAACAAATAAGTATAGAAAAAGGGTTTAAGGCGACGACAGTAGTCAATGTAGAAAGAAGCTATCACGTAAACCCAAAACAGTTAATGCGCGTAGTCGATAATATTGTTTTGAATGCATGGGCGTATACCAATCCAGGTGGTGTTATTCATATTGCAGCATTTGAACTGTCGAACATTCCATCTTGGTGTAATGAGCAGTTAGCAACAAAGTTCACGAAACAAGGTGTATACATTGTAGTTCAAAATAGTGGGGCAACAATATCAGACCAACAAAGTAAGAAAATGTTTGAACCTCTCTATCAAATTGACGAATCTCGTAGTAACTTTGGTCAACGGGGTGCGGGGTTAGGGCTAAGCATTGCCAAACAAATTATCGAAAAGCATAACGGAACGATTGAGGCAGTTCCACAGCAAAATAGAACAGCTATTGTTATATGGTTACCTTAA
- a CDS encoding LolA family protein has translation MKKVIFSAALTLTLSLAACSNSEDYSPQEILNQAMQETSELSSYYGEFKMTFDDGTEIVAKQWEKNGKVRVEMTDTTGEESVTINDGKTLTSYSKTTNTATIFDLGKDSEGFIPPTLKEQALNMLELIKDSHDISVDENEKIAGHDTYHLIAKAKKAGTLIGDMEIWVDRKTWMTLKTISASGDIKMTTEFTKFDPNANIDDAKFVAKLPEDAIVQKETMKQFEQLTMEKAIEKVGTFLIVPGSSGYDLDSIEDMNMTDTDEIALTYTKNGERQFSLSVFKPLEPISDKEEAIEIRGMKGSKMDLQNFRLLQWDENNLRYNIIFENPDLTFEEVLVITEQMKYVK, from the coding sequence ATGAAAAAAGTTATTTTTTCAGCAGCATTAACTTTAACACTATCATTAGCAGCATGTAGTAATAGTGAAGATTATTCGCCACAGGAAATTTTAAATCAAGCAATGCAAGAAACGTCTGAGCTATCTTCTTATTACGGAGAATTTAAGATGACTTTTGATGATGGAACAGAGATTGTTGCAAAGCAGTGGGAGAAAAACGGAAAAGTTCGTGTTGAAATGACGGATACAACAGGAGAGGAATCCGTTACGATTAATGACGGAAAAACATTAACTTCCTATTCGAAAACAACGAATACGGCAACTATATTTGACCTAGGTAAGGATAGTGAAGGTTTTATCCCGCCGACATTAAAAGAGCAAGCATTAAATATGCTAGAACTAATTAAAGATTCTCATGATATTTCAGTTGATGAAAATGAAAAAATTGCAGGTCATGATACGTATCATTTAATTGCTAAAGCAAAAAAAGCTGGAACGCTTATTGGCGACATGGAAATTTGGGTGGATAGAAAGACTTGGATGACATTAAAAACCATTTCAGCAAGTGGCGACATTAAAATGACAACGGAGTTTACAAAATTTGATCCGAATGCCAACATTGATGATGCGAAATTTGTTGCAAAATTACCAGAAGATGCAATTGTGCAAAAGGAAACGATGAAACAGTTTGAACAATTAACAATGGAAAAGGCCATTGAAAAAGTCGGCACGTTTTTAATTGTGCCCGGATCATCTGGTTATGATTTAGATAGCATTGAAGACATGAACATGACCGATACAGATGAAATAGCGTTAACTTATACGAAAAATGGTGAGCGACAATTTTCACTTTCTGTATTTAAACCTTTAGAGCCTATAAGTGATAAGGAGGAGGCCATTGAAATACGTGGAATGAAGGGCTCTAAAATGGATTTACAAAATTTCCGTTTATTGCAATGGGATGAAAATAACTTACGCTATAACATTATCTTTGAAAACCCAGATTTAACATTTGAAGAAGTGTTAGTTATTACAGAACAAATGAAATATGTAAAATAA
- the purK gene encoding 5-(carboxyamino)imidazole ribonucleotide synthase: MMKMIYPGQTIGIIGGGQLGRMMAVAAKEAGYKIAVLEPTMDSPCGQVADIRIVAAYDDEAALEELAEVSDVITYEFENIDYDGLKRLTQIAYVPQGAELVRITQNRVTEKAMIVEAGCPVAPYIVANTYEQLEVSIQEVGFPCIVKTARGGYDGKGQQLLRNVEDLSLAKGLFEHSQCIAEGFVPFTKEISVIVQRNGNGETYCLPVGENIHVNHILHETIVPARIESNTAMLAEEAAMKIADHLQLIGTLAVEMFVLEDGSIVINECAPRPHNSGHYSIEACNISQFTQHIRAVCGWPLRKPKLWAPSIMVNVLGQHVVSLTNSISKYPDWSVHLYGKAEAKVNRKMGHVTIMTDDLNTTLNQIVDSGIWSE; encoded by the coding sequence GTGATGAAGATGATCTATCCTGGGCAAACAATTGGCATTATCGGTGGTGGACAGCTCGGTCGAATGATGGCGGTTGCCGCAAAGGAAGCGGGCTACAAAATTGCCGTCCTAGAGCCAACGATGGATTCACCTTGTGGTCAAGTTGCAGACATTCGTATTGTTGCAGCTTATGACGATGAGGCGGCATTAGAGGAATTAGCAGAAGTAAGTGATGTTATTACTTATGAGTTTGAAAATATTGATTATGATGGCTTAAAGCGCCTTACACAAATTGCCTATGTTCCACAAGGTGCGGAACTTGTACGTATTACGCAAAACCGTGTAACAGAAAAAGCGATGATTGTCGAAGCAGGTTGCCCAGTAGCGCCTTATATTGTGGCAAATACATATGAGCAGCTTGAAGTGAGCATCCAAGAAGTAGGGTTTCCATGTATCGTGAAGACGGCACGTGGTGGCTATGATGGTAAAGGTCAACAGCTATTAAGAAATGTTGAAGATTTATCATTGGCAAAAGGTTTATTTGAGCATTCACAATGCATTGCAGAAGGCTTTGTTCCATTTACAAAAGAAATTTCCGTTATTGTTCAACGAAACGGAAATGGCGAAACATATTGCTTACCAGTAGGCGAAAATATTCATGTTAATCATATTTTACATGAGACCATTGTGCCTGCTCGCATCGAAAGTAACACAGCAATGTTAGCTGAAGAGGCAGCAATGAAAATTGCAGACCATTTGCAGCTTATCGGTACATTAGCAGTGGAAATGTTTGTCCTAGAAGATGGAAGCATCGTCATTAATGAATGTGCACCAAGACCACATAACTCAGGTCATTACTCAATCGAGGCGTGCAATATTTCACAATTTACACAGCATATTCGTGCTGTATGTGGTTGGCCATTACGCAAACCAAAGCTTTGGGCACCTTCAATTATGGTGAACGTGTTAGGACAACACGTCGTATCATTAACAAACTCTATTTCAAAATATCCTGATTGGTCTGTTCACCTTTATGGTAAAGCAGAAGCAAAAGTTAATCGTAAAATGGGTCATGTTACAATCATGACAGATGATTTAAATACAACACTAAATCAAATCGTGGATTCTGGCATTTGGTCAGAGTAG
- the purE gene encoding 5-(carboxyamino)imidazole ribonucleotide mutase: protein MNPKIGVIMGSSSDWETMKHACDILDELAVPYEKQVVSAHRTPDLMFEYAQAARGRGIQVIIAGAGGAAHLPGMVAAKTTLPVIGVPVQSRALNGLDSLLSIVQMPGGVPVATVAIGKAGATNAGLLAAQILGAFDAELAAKLDARREATKQQVLESTGDLT from the coding sequence ATGAATCCAAAGATTGGCGTAATTATGGGAAGTTCAAGTGATTGGGAAACAATGAAGCATGCTTGTGACATTTTAGATGAACTAGCAGTGCCTTACGAAAAACAAGTTGTTTCAGCACACCGCACACCTGATTTAATGTTTGAATATGCACAAGCTGCACGTGGGCGTGGTATTCAAGTAATCATTGCTGGTGCAGGTGGGGCTGCGCATTTACCGGGTATGGTTGCTGCGAAGACAACTTTACCAGTAATCGGAGTACCAGTTCAATCTCGCGCGTTAAACGGACTCGATTCTTTACTATCAATTGTACAAATGCCAGGCGGTGTTCCGGTAGCAACGGTTGCAATCGGTAAAGCTGGTGCAACAAATGCAGGATTACTAGCGGCACAGATTTTAGGTGCATTTGATGCTGAGCTTGCAGCAAAGCTTGACGCTCGACGTGAGGCAACAAAGCAGCAAGTTTTAGAGAGCACAGGTGATTTAACGTGA
- a CDS encoding NETI motif-containing protein: MAKKQVWYEVQENETIEQCLDRMKKDGYMPFGRKEEPVFEEVNGEPIYLRQKIQFKGIIIEE, from the coding sequence TTGGCAAAAAAGCAAGTATGGTATGAAGTACAAGAAAATGAAACAATCGAGCAATGCCTTGATCGAATGAAGAAAGACGGTTATATGCCATTTGGACGGAAAGAAGAACCAGTATTTGAAGAAGTAAATGGTGAACCAATCTATCTCCGTCAAAAAATACAATTCAAAGGTATAATAATAGAAGAATAA
- a CDS encoding GNAT family N-acetyltransferase — protein MEIRVDDLTGEKITALIHQHLSGMHDITPAESVHALPLEKLKQPDITFWSVWDQDDLMGCGALKELNPTHGEIKSMRTASAHLRKGVAGKLIEHLLLEARLRGYTRVSLETGTSEEFVAAQRLYEKYGFTYCDPFADYKLDPNSMFMKLDL, from the coding sequence TTGGAGATTCGAGTAGATGATTTAACGGGAGAAAAAATTACGGCATTAATTCATCAACACCTTTCAGGGATGCACGATATCACTCCAGCTGAAAGTGTGCATGCGTTGCCATTAGAAAAATTAAAGCAACCTGATATTACATTTTGGAGTGTATGGGACCAAGATGATTTAATGGGGTGTGGTGCTTTAAAGGAATTAAATCCAACCCATGGTGAAATTAAGTCTATGCGCACGGCATCAGCCCATTTGCGAAAAGGGGTTGCGGGTAAATTAATTGAACATCTTTTGCTAGAGGCGAGGTTACGGGGATATACACGCGTAAGTTTAGAAACCGGTACTTCTGAAGAATTTGTGGCTGCTCAAAGACTATATGAAAAGTATGGATTTACCTATTGTGATCCTTTTGCTGATTACAAGCTTGATCCGAATAGTATGTTTATGAAGCTGGATCTATAA
- a CDS encoding NCS2 family permease — protein sequence MKKYFEFDKLGTNYRREILGGFTTFLAMAYILVVNPLTLTLADIPDLPDAIRMDYGAVFVATALSAAVGSFIMGFLAKYPLALAPGLGLNAFFAYTVVLTNGSPWQHALAAVFVSGVFFLILTLTGLREKLINAIPMELKLAVGAGIGLFIAFIGLKNAGIVVANPATFVGIGNLTDPQVLLAIFGIVITVIFLVRGMKAGVFIGMAITAVVGMIFSLVDLPTGVVAMPPSLEPTFGSLFSAFGDAEFYTLSMLSVILTFLFVDFFDNAGTLMAVANQAGFVKDNKLPRAGKALISDSIATIAGSIFGTSTVTSFVESSSGVAAGARSGFAAIVTGVLFLLSLFFLPLLSVVTSAVTAPALIVVGVLMVASLGKIEWEKFEVAVPAFFTMLMMPLTFSIATGVAIGFVFYPLTMIVKGRGKEVHPIMYVFGVIFLLYLATAAH from the coding sequence ATGAAAAAGTATTTCGAGTTTGATAAACTTGGAACAAACTATCGCCGAGAAATTCTTGGTGGATTCACTACATTCTTAGCAATGGCATATATCTTAGTAGTTAACCCATTAACGTTAACACTTGCCGATATACCAGATTTACCAGACGCAATTCGTATGGATTATGGTGCAGTATTCGTAGCGACAGCCTTATCAGCAGCAGTTGGATCATTTATAATGGGCTTTTTGGCCAAGTATCCTCTAGCGTTAGCACCAGGTCTTGGTTTAAATGCATTCTTTGCTTATACAGTAGTATTAACAAATGGTAGCCCATGGCAACATGCTTTAGCGGCAGTATTTGTATCAGGTGTTTTCTTCTTAATCTTAACGCTAACTGGTTTACGTGAAAAACTAATTAACGCCATTCCAATGGAGCTTAAATTAGCGGTTGGTGCAGGTATCGGTTTATTCATAGCGTTTATCGGTTTAAAAAATGCAGGAATTGTAGTTGCAAACCCTGCAACATTTGTAGGTATTGGTAATTTAACAGATCCACAAGTATTATTGGCAATCTTTGGTATCGTAATTACTGTTATTTTCCTTGTACGTGGTATGAAAGCCGGTGTATTCATCGGGATGGCAATTACAGCTGTAGTCGGTATGATTTTTAGTTTAGTTGATTTACCAACTGGTGTTGTTGCAATGCCGCCATCACTAGAGCCAACATTTGGTTCGTTATTCTCAGCATTTGGCGATGCAGAGTTCTATACATTATCAATGTTATCTGTTATTTTGACATTCTTATTCGTAGACTTTTTCGATAACGCAGGTACTTTAATGGCAGTAGCCAACCAAGCAGGTTTTGTGAAAGACAATAAATTACCGCGTGCAGGTAAAGCGTTAATTTCTGACTCGATCGCAACAATTGCAGGTTCTATTTTCGGTACATCAACTGTTACTTCATTCGTTGAGTCTTCATCAGGTGTAGCGGCAGGTGCCCGTTCAGGTTTCGCTGCAATTGTAACGGGTGTATTATTCTTATTATCTTTATTCTTCTTACCACTTTTAAGTGTAGTAACTTCAGCCGTAACAGCTCCAGCATTAATCGTTGTAGGTGTATTAATGGTTGCTTCATTAGGTAAAATTGAATGGGAAAAATTCGAAGTTGCTGTTCCAGCATTCTTCACAATGTTAATGATGCCTTTAACATTCTCAATTGCAACAGGTGTTGCTATCGGTTTTGTATTCTATCCATTAACTATGATCGTTAAAGGACGTGGTAAAGAAGTTCACCCAATTATGTATGTATTCGGTGTAATTTTCTTACTGTACCTTGCTACAGCAGCACACTAA
- the guaA gene encoding glutamine-hydrolyzing GMP synthase — protein sequence MVSTPLLKEQEKIVVLDFGSQFNQLITRRIREFGVFSELHPHTITAEEVKEMNAVGIVFSGGPNSVYDESAFKVDPAIFELGLPILGICYGMQLMAFTQGGKVEGAETREYGKADINITKDNKLFGDLPKEQIVWMSHGDHVTEVPAGFEVIATSPACPIAAMANAEKKLYAVQFHPEVRHSIYGNDLLKNFVFDVCGAKGDWSMANFIELEIAKIREQVGDKQVLCALSGGVDSSVVAVLIHKAIGDQLTCMFVDHNLNRKGEVEQVMKTFTEDFDMKLIKIDARERFMNKLKGVSDPEQKRKIIGNEFIYVFDEESAKLENMDFLAQGTLYTDIIESGTATAQTIKSHHNVGGLPEDMKFELIEPLNTLFKDEVRALGLELGLPEAVVWRQPFPGPGLGIRVLGEVTEEKLEIVREADFILREEIKNAGLERDIWQYFCVLPDIRSVGVMGDGRTYDYAIGIRGVTSIDGMTSDWARIPYDVLEKISVRIVNEVNGINRVLYDITSKPPATIEWE from the coding sequence ATTGTGTCAACTCCTTTATTAAAAGAGCAAGAAAAGATCGTCGTTCTTGACTTCGGAAGTCAGTTCAACCAATTAATTACGCGTCGTATTCGTGAATTTGGTGTGTTCTCTGAATTACACCCACATACAATTACTGCAGAAGAAGTGAAAGAGATGAACGCAGTAGGTATCGTCTTCTCAGGCGGGCCAAACTCTGTATACGATGAATCTGCATTCAAAGTAGACCCAGCAATTTTTGAATTAGGTTTACCGATCTTAGGTATTTGCTATGGTATGCAATTAATGGCATTTACACAAGGTGGTAAAGTTGAGGGTGCTGAAACACGTGAATACGGTAAAGCTGATATCAACATTACAAAAGACAACAAATTATTCGGTGATTTACCAAAAGAGCAAATTGTATGGATGAGCCATGGTGACCACGTAACAGAAGTACCAGCAGGCTTTGAAGTAATTGCAACGAGCCCAGCATGCCCAATCGCAGCTATGGCAAACGCTGAAAAGAAATTATATGCAGTTCAATTCCACCCAGAAGTACGTCATTCTATTTACGGAAATGACTTACTGAAAAACTTCGTATTCGACGTATGTGGTGCTAAAGGCGACTGGTCAATGGCTAACTTCATCGAATTAGAAATTGCTAAAATCCGAGAGCAAGTTGGGGACAAGCAAGTTCTATGTGCATTATCAGGCGGTGTTGATTCATCCGTAGTAGCAGTATTAATCCACAAAGCTATCGGTGATCAATTAACTTGTATGTTCGTAGACCACAACTTAAACCGTAAAGGTGAAGTAGAGCAAGTAATGAAAACTTTCACAGAAGACTTCGATATGAAACTAATTAAAATCGATGCACGTGAGCGTTTCATGAACAAGCTTAAAGGTGTTTCTGATCCAGAACAAAAACGTAAAATTATCGGTAACGAATTCATTTACGTATTTGATGAAGAATCAGCAAAATTAGAAAACATGGACTTCCTTGCACAAGGTACGCTTTACACAGACATCATTGAATCTGGTACAGCTACTGCCCAAACAATTAAGTCTCACCATAACGTTGGTGGCCTTCCAGAAGACATGAAATTTGAACTTATTGAGCCACTAAATACATTATTTAAAGACGAAGTACGTGCTTTAGGTTTAGAGTTGGGTCTTCCAGAAGCAGTAGTATGGCGTCAACCATTCCCAGGTCCTGGATTAGGTATTCGTGTGCTTGGTGAAGTAACAGAAGAAAAATTAGAAATCGTACGTGAAGCTGATTTCATCCTACGTGAGGAAATCAAAAATGCTGGTCTTGAGCGTGATATTTGGCAATACTTCTGCGTACTTCCAGACATCCGTTCTGTAGGTGTTATGGGCGATGGCCGTACGTACGACTACGCAATCGGTATCCGCGGCGTAACATCAATCGACGGCATGACATCAGACTGGGCACGTATTCCTTATGACGTATTAGAAAAAATCTCAGTACGTATTGTTAATGAAGTAAACGGCATTAACCGCGTGCTGTATGACATCACATCGAAGCCACCAGCAACGATTGAGTGGGAGTAA